TCCAACCAGCACTTACATTCACAtccaatttgaagaaaaaaaaaatcagcttctATTAATTCAGATATCTATTCAAGCAGATGTTCTCTCTATCTGAAAGCAAAATTCCATTCATCTTTATGAGCATAAAATGTTATTTCCAAGATAAATCCTTAATTCatcatataaatttaaaaaaaaaaacaaactgacCATATGACATTCAGTCAAACTTACTTGGGACAGAATCATAGAATATTCTTCCAACTGAAGTAGGGTTTTCTATTAAATATGCAGCTTGGCCCATGTAAGCCAAAAGAAGGCAGGGAAACACAACAAATGTGAAGGCGATCTGCAAAGCACAAAACATATTAGAGAGGAAATGTGCTAATAAGTTAATTCCAAAACTTTATCACAGCAATAAGCATCACTTTAGGGATCATTAATggcataaaacagaaaaaagatagCCAGATAATGTCTAAGGCAGTAAGCAGCAAGTCAGTGACTTTTCTCTTTTGGTTCTGATATTTAAAGATGAAAACAAAGTCGCAATCTGCAGTTTGTCATTTTAGCGGACCCAGCAAGCTCATTAATTTCAATCAAATGACTTGTCTTAAGCCCTTGCTTCAACCGATTTAGAGAAGCTCTACAGTTACTAATCCCTATTGGGTTTGTGAACTTTGCTTGTTCAATATCCCAGTGAGCAATAGAAGAGAAATATTGAACAAATGACGGGCTGGACCTGTATGGAAGCAACAGAGAAGTGGCCAAGGTCTGCAAACATTGCTTCAGCACCTGCACATAAAATTCGCAATCATTCAAAAAAAGTGCCTCAAATAAAGTGtctaattaattatttaatacCTACTCGGACATACAAAAGGAAAACATCATATTGGATCATCAAATATTATTGACTTAGACACATACTGGACCAATTATTACCAAAAATCTTAAGCTAATCTTGCTCTTGTAAATGCACAAAAGCCACATTGTACATTATTCTTCCACCGAAAGGGGCAAACCGTAAGACATTTATGATCACATGCCTCTAGAGAGAGCGCTATAATCATTTAGCATGATTTTATGGTTAGTTCATGGTTGCACAAGTGGTTGGCACTTGGAAAGACATACAGGCTAAAAATTTGAGAACTAGACAAAAAAGACAACATGATACACTTATTCCATTGATTTATGCATCGACACTATACAGTTGTTCCAGTAATTTCTCATATATGAACGGAGTTTTTTTGCTGAATCACACCATAAAGAAGGAACTCCAGAAAAAAAGGATCCAACCATGATCACATGTTCCAAATAATAGGAGAACAACACCTATGATCAAATCTGAATGCTCTAATCATTTACAGATGTTGAAGGGATCCAGCAGCAAGATAACCTGTTATGCACAATACACAGCCTCCAAGAGCTGACCATGCCTGTCTGCTGtttcttttgaagaaataaTAGATGTAACATGGATTAAATGCCTTAACGACGGCAATATTGTATTTGCATATGTTGTAGAGTCCAGCTGATCCCAGATAAAAGAACCATATCGCTAATGCCGGTGCAAACAAGAAAGCCACTTTGCTTGTACCAAATCTTTGTATGCTGAACAAGGCAATGAGTATTATAATTGAAACAACCACAACGGCGTCTGTCACAATCAGTAGAGAACATTACAATTTGAAAGAACATGAAAGGAAAAGGGCAAGAAAGGAAACAACAGATTATGTCAAATATCGATTTATATATCTCAAGATGAGCATAACAAATTGAGTCCCATGGAACGGCTGAGTGCCACCACGTCAGCCACAGTCCACAGTACTGATCAGGCTTTAGCTAGGTCTGGTCCCTCTAGGAAAAGATTTGGACCTCCCCTTATGTATAAGTTTGTAACAGGCGTGCGGTCACCAAAATGAGCTACTTTATCTATTATTTAATCCAGCTCAAATTGCTCACAATTGGAGATTGCTTGAAGTTGCAAGCCTAGCCTCGCGATCCTTAAAAAGTACCTGACCACTTGTCTGCCCTCATACAAGATGAAATATTAGGAAAGACAAACAAATGTACCTTTACCAAAGCCATTAACTGCACCTTGCAGGCCACCCACAGCAGACATCACTACAAATACAAGGGGACAGAACACATTATCTAGCTGTAACTCATGCACACTTCCTCCAAGATATTTGTCAATTCCCTGACATATGGACATGAAAAACAGGAGGAATAAAGATACCTGACATTGCTGGAGTCAGAATGCCATCCCCAATAATCATGGAAGTTCCCATCAGCACTAGCAACAATAAAGCAGTCTTCAAGGAGGATGTTTTTTCTAAACTCTCttttatattcaatgctctttcCATCTCAGGAGTCGGTACCTTAAGTTTATAACTGGAGATACGTTCATCTGCAGGCTGCCGATTAGGAAGCCTACTGACTTTAGCATATCTGCAAATCAATGAATATAATGCAAAAGTGCCTCCTGCAGAAGCACTTCACCAGCTTCAGGCTTCAATTGTGAAATTGTGAATACATAAAACTCTATGCCTTTGCAGAAGGCAGCACTAAAGCTACTATTTGACACAGGAAACTTCAATCAACTGCACATCAAAGTAGCTACTGCAAACAGTGAtttcagggaaaaaaaaaaccaataatAATCATTATCACAAAGAAACATCTCACCTTCACCGTTGTCATTAGCTTTGAGAACTATGAAAACATATTTTGCAAAAGGAATTATTGCAATTGTGTACATCACTAGAGACAATGCTCCTAGAACATCAATTTCAGACTTTATCGGTACTTTACTGAAGACATCGCTGAAGACATACAAAGGGCTTGTTCCCATATCACCATATACCACACCAAGCGTTTGGAATGCCAACGTAATGAGATGCCAATAGGAGGGATCCTGAAAAAATATACATgtgaaacataaacaaataagtaaataaaatttgtatCCAATAGAGATATAAAGACATAAGAGGAGCATGTCCTTCAGGCAGTTGAAACCCCTTAGATTGCaaatagttaaaaaataaatggagtGCTGCACAGTCATAATGTGCCAGTCCTGGCAGAAAATTATGACTGTGAATTCTTTGACAATCCCATTGCCATATGACCCAACAGAACTGCATTCACTGAATAATCACCTGAATATTTGGTAATTGGTATTCATCATCAGACAAGATGGAGTAGTTCATGAAATAGAAGgtataagaaaaaataaccaaagaCACTATGGAAATAGCGGCTCACAAACAGACAAGCTAAATTCACTATTGAAGAATATGGACATCAGACTATAAAGTTCCAAAGACATAGTACCCATCCCAAAAAAGAGCAAGAAGTCCATCGCTACTACCAAAGATAAAGTTGCACAATAGGTCACCTCTGGAAAATACAATACCATACGAGGGACCCTGGATTCTAAATTGAACAGGTTAACTGGATATTAGAATTTAGAAAAGAAACTGCAGAGGAATCATGAACATGGAAATGTTCTAAAGGCCGAGACTCACGCTCCACATGAGAATGCAAATTCTGTTAAAAATCTACACAAGCAGCCAACAGTTTTGAAACCATCGTGAAGTCCATGCCATGGCTTTGTCCATCACATCGAGACAAAATGGCATATAAGAGCCAGCGCTTTGAAGGTTTAGGCGATTTAACCTACTTGACAAATATAATATTCCTTTACATGACAGAATACAGCACAGGAAACTATTTTCACTTTTATGTGTTCCTTCCAAATCCATTCGTTTCCTAATTGCAGAAGTGTTATGGTATGAACAAGGCACGTGGAATCTCGGGAAACAGCTGAGTGCAACATGCTTAACCCCAATGAAAACCCAGAAAATTACATGTCTGGACAACAAAACCACCTGTTTCTTATTTAGCAAAATTGTCTGAATACCACAAAGCATCCGTCCAATAGCCATGAAACAGAAGTTCATACCATCCAATAGCCATGAAACAGCAGTTCATACCCTCCAATAGCCATGAAACAgcagttcatacttcataccaTCCAATAGCCATGAAACAACAGTTCATACCATCAAATTGCACAACTGAAGGGATCACTGATTCCAAAAGGAAACAAGTATAGGCTCATGAAAGATCACTTCACAGGCAAAAGTTAGAAGCAAATAGTAAAGGAACAATTATCGAGATCTGATAAACTTGGACTACCTAAAATTTAAACAAACTGGTTGAACATCAATTGATGAGAGCATCAGCCATCTCGTCTTCATTTGCCAAAAAATCAATCAGAAAAGAGGGAGACTCGCATACCTTCTTATGGTGAGCATTGTAGGAGGTGATTCCCATGGCCTCaacatcaaatgaatcaattctCTTGGGCTTCTTTGTCAACCTCCTCCTGACACCGCCAAGCTCGCTGTCCCTCATGGTGGCATCTTCCGCTGACCATTTTGAGGATTCCGAGTCTATCTCACTACCATCGACCCACCTCGTTTCCGACTGCACCAACCTCACACCTTGCTCACTACTTTCCACCACCTCCATCTTGCCCCTCGAAtcagaaaaccatgaaaaaccCAGCTAGCGAATAGATAAAGGTAGCTACATAAGCAAATCCTGAAAATCCGGGAGAGGCTTTTCCTCGATGCGTGGACTAAAGCTCAAGCCTGGGATGAAGTTTCAAGGATACCCacataaaagaataaaaaagaaccTCAGCGAGAGCTGAATTCAAGCTGGGCACTGAGTTCTGGGACACCCAAATGGATGAATCACCTTGTCCGAACTGGGATCAActttttctccttcctctaTGACTGGCATCTATCTATCCCCAACACTGTGGAACCAAGAATGACAGAGTTTACTGATCCTGAGGGAAATGATCAcgtaagaagaaagaaatggtggCCTGTTGGAACTGAAATCGTCCAAATTCTAGTTCAGAGTTTGACCATGTATGAACCAATTACAGCATCCATGCCTCCCAGTCTTGCATCGAGCAAGCACGACTGATGGCACAGAGATGAGGCATCCGGAGCGACAATCATGAACTACGTTATCTGTAAAATGGCAGTAACATCCATCGGCATGACTTTTAGAAGTTACCAATTGCCAACACCCATTTAAATTGCATGGGATCTGCAATAAAATCTTTCATAGGTTtataatatgatattttttccaaatgatAATCTTATCTTATCTTAAATTTAAAAGGGTCTCACCTTTCTGAGGTTCTTCCATATGGACCACAAGTTCTCTAGCATTAGCAAACCTCTGtcaatttcttattttgtaTTCTTTGGTTCAAGCTTTTCATGTGTCCTTGAAAGTAGAGAAATACTTATCTAGAAAGTTTGTCATGTTATTAATAAAAACTTTGTCATGAGTTGAGCATGATAACATAGACTAGATTCTCATGTAGTAGCTTCTATGAAAGCTCAAGAATACGtcagaaaattttgaatcatgagaACTGTTTTCTTGAAGCTAAGAACAAACAGGGGACTTCTGACGAGATTTTCCCTTAAAAAACTTAACAGAAGATTtggttaaataaaaaatttgtttgttaAGGTTTCATACAAGGTGTGCCATCATAAATAATAAAATCCAAAGTCATGCAATCTAAAGCAtaccaaaagaaagagaatattACCCTTTATATGAAAGAAGGTTGTCATATTTTTAATCATTGAATAAGGTCTCCTAGCAAGTATCATTGCTCACAAGGTTTCATTTTTCACACCTTGCCTTAACCCAAGGTAAACTGTTAAAGCCAAGTTAACAGAAATCAATTTTGTTAGAATATATATTATCAAgagaaaagataagaaaaacCCTTTTCCCATTTTGTGGTAATGAACACTTCGAAACTTTTGTCCAAAATAGACAATTCAAGGACTGGGCCCCCTGAATGATGGAGTCAGCCATTTATCTCTTCGGATTCTCTGATAGGGTCCTGTGATCTACCATCTTATTGGTTGCAGTTCTGAATAAGTCCATATCCACCGTCCGTTCTTGGAAATCTACGTCTCCAAAGATGCTTTGCTGGAGCAATTTTATTTACCAAAGAGGCTCTGCTAAAACAATAATTACACAGAAGTGCTCAAgcttttttaaatttagattcAACTGGTCGTGGAGACGGAGCATCTTGGGCTAAACGAAGATAAGAACGGAAATATCTTCGTTCTTTAGTTCGTCGGTTTTTAAATTACAATATAAGAAAGTAAccatttttgaaactttcaaaaaattaacttctttttttctggtCAGTCCAAGACAGCCGTAACACGAGACTTTGTGTCAAGAGGCTGGAAACAATGAAAACACctgtaattgtttttttttttttttaaaaaaaaaaaaccattccCTATATGGCAAAAGTGAAATTCTAAGAATTccttaaaaagacaaaaaataaaaaacaattgtgGTGAAATTGGGTGTTAGCCACCTAACACAGAAACCAGTCTCGTCAATGAAAATTTATCGTTAAGTCTCAAATGTTGTGGGACTTTTTTACTTGATTTGAACAGACTCCACTGCACATATAAATCTATATGTagtgagagaggaagaggatagaaagagagagagaaaaaaaagtcatgagagagagaaaggagagagagagagagagaggatagaaagagagagaaaaaaagtcatgagagagagagagaggagagaaagagagaaaaaaaaagaagaaaaagtcaaCCTTGTCATGTGTcggattaaaattaaaaaaatcatcattaaAAAGCTATAAATCATATTTAAAGTCATCATAAACTATTGTCATTGTGGCATTTTGGTAATGCCAATCTattacttgttttttaaaaaatgcatttttaaatttcaacagTATGACAAGATCTAATggtaactatatatatatatatatatatatgtccatttTGGCTTGAAACTTCATCACCAACCATTTTGAGGTTTCGAAGAACCCCAAACTTTGAAATGAGGAGGAATTGATGTTGTGGTACAGTAATAAGTTTCATCAGAAATGGGTTGAAGAGGTATCGTAAAATGATATTGCTGAACACGATAAGAGAGTTTTAAGCAGAAAGATTTAGGCTTGTAGAGAAAGCATAGTGTTTTGTTCATAAAACCATCAAACGATGGACAAAAAACATCAATGGCAGAACCAACATGACAAAAGTATGGTAGACAGGTTCTTTCATATGAAATAGTTATCAAATGACCTTAAGTTGTATGATCTTAGCAAGCATGTTTGGTAAATGACGcacatacaaatatatgtaaGAAATAGAGCCGCTCACTCTGTAGTGCTGTCACACAAATATACTTAAGTTTGAATTGTTTCATTTGGTTGCCTCTAATTCAAAAGTTAAATACAACAGGTGAGAGAGTTAGCTGCTCAACTAAGATATCATAAagctttacatatatatatatatatatatatatcattgtcttAGTTCAATTATTTGAAATGATGACCCGGGTGGATAAGAAGGGAGAGAACATGGTGCCACCACCGAATAAGAAGAATCAACATTTGAGTGATAATAGAGCAGCGAACACATGGGGAATGTTTCTATGTGAGTTCACATAGGGCCCATTCGGTCAATTAAGTTGGACTCACCGAGCCACTTGAGCTGCAACTGGCGTAAAAGTGGAAGGGAAATGAGGGGCATAAATGGGGTCAAGCTATAGTTTAAATGTTTTATTTCCTTGCTTTAATGGCATTTATTTTATCTAAAAACTTCAAGCAGGTCATTGTGTATACTTATACATACGACacagagacaaagagagataatTTGAATGTGACTCTGACTACCTAGTGTCACCTAGTTCACTCACGAAGACTGTTTGATCAATCGTGATAGATAGTtgacataaaaacaaagaaaaaagttagacatattttcattatttagtattagttcatatcattttttctttgttttgagtGAGCTTGATGACTCTTCATAACCAAAGCTaccattatatatacatatatatatacgaaaCTATATGATTTCATTATGCCAATGTATCTGCAAGTACGTACTTTATCAATTTTGGGTAATgggagtcaaaactcaaaaatttgTTCTACAAAAACACTTCTCAAATGCCTAAAAAATGTGGAAGGCCTCGAACAGAACACTCCGTTCTTAGAACATGATGGGAGCTCTGCCCAACAGTGGAACACATCTAAGAGCATCTTCGTTGAAAACATGAATCAGTTTCATATgaaaatatgcattttaaacATTGAGAAGAGAGAGCTCAATGCTCATGAACCTTCTCGATCGGCAAGGTTGATGCCTTCAAAACATTCAATAGTTACTCTCCACATCGAAAGAGTTAAAGCCAacgttgaaaatgtcaatttcCAATTTCTATTgaggttgcgtttgattttCCAGGGATTTCAGATCTGAAGAAACCTGAAGTCAACGACGGTTGAAATTCACAATAGTTCAAATCCACAATTTTAACAAATGTAGATTTCAGCGCCAACCCGTAATATGAATCTCAAATCTTCGCTATACTGTATAAAGCGTGAATTTGAAATCCCATAGATCAAATCACCGTGACTAAGGCGCGTCAGTTCTTGCCGATCATTtttaaactgaaaaataaatatatattttttctatcaTTTAATTCAATCGCTCTCCCTGTCACATGCATCCGGATAAGatacattgagagagagagagaggtcaatGGTACTTCCGGAGGTGATGTAGGTGTACTCGTCACTCTGCAGCCTTGAGTTTGCTCAGAGAAAGGCTGCACAGAAATGGCGTGTCTCGTGTCCTCTTTGAGTTTGTTCATGTGttggagagggggagagagagggaggtggtTGGTGCTTGGTTGAAATTTtatattgataaaaatgagCTCCTTCCCCGGGAAAGTTCAACGTTGATGGGGTTCACAAGACACCAACAGcgtcaaatctctcaaaatatTCAGAGGAGATCGGATTCGGAAGCTGAGGAGGGGAGATCAAGAAAATTCCTTCACTGATGGAGAAGACAGGGCTGCTGATTCCCCTGGAGATCTTGAAGGAGGCGTTCGACATCCCATTCAAGAGCCACAAGTTCCTCCTCTTCACCTTCCTTATCtacctccccctctccctcatAAGGCTCGCCATGGATCTACTCACCTATCCCCAAGCAATAGAAGTTCAATCCCAACTCCTCTTCCTGCATTCGCAGGGAAGGTACAGCCCACATGTTCTTGACATCCACACCAAACTCCAAGAAAACTCTCAAAAACTTATCAAGAATGAGGTCCTGTTCTTGGTTCCCATTGATGCCCTGACCTTCTTTGGATTGGTGGCAATTGTTCACACCGCTTCGGTTCTGCACATGGGGGAGAAATTGAGCCTCAGAGAGATGTTTAGCAGATTGATCACTAAAGCCTCGATCAAGGGTCCTTTGCTGACACATATATGTGTTGATTTGATGTCTTTTTCTTATATAGTTACTGCAACAATGTTCGGGATCGGCGCCTCTCATGCCATTGCAGGAAAGATGATTCTGATCTTGGTAGCTTATGTTTTGCCTGTGAGCATGTGGGTGTTCTTGCATGCAGTGTGGAACTTGGCCATGGTGGTGTCAGTTGTGGAAGGCAGGCATGGCATTGGGGCCCTAGAGAGAGGCTGGGTGGTTTTGAGAGGTAGGAAATTTTTGGGGTTTCTGTTGATGTTGGTTTCATTTAGTTCCTTCAACTGTGTTTGGGAATTAAGCCTTGAAGCAGCCAAAGTTGACAACAGAATGAGGCAGAAAGCTgctttttctgtaatttttgcTATCTTCTTTTGGTTTGGGAATGCAATGAGATGGGTTATCAGCTTGGTGTTCTACTACCACTGTAAAAGGCAACAGGGGGAGAAAAATGAAGGTTTGGGAGGAGAGCAGGAGTTTGGAGCCCTTTCCCCGAAGTCTCCTGTGTAGATTGGAGATTAGTTCTTGAGTTGTTGGGCAATTGAgattcttcctttcttttgttcttttttccttaaGGTGTCATTGTTGGTCTTATCATGATTGTTTGTGCATCTGGAGTTGCATAAGGTAGTTGGGGGCCATGATGAAACCAGAAAGAAAAATGGGTGATCACCAGGATGCTTCCAACCTACTCAATGTCTGTTTCTCCATCTAATCGTCtacttttcatgaatttttagGCTTACAGAGATAAACTACTGGAGTAAACACACTTTTCTGTAATTTCCTTTCCATGCTGTCAAATGCTTGGACATAAAAATctgtatatagtatatactgtgcccaatctctctctctctctctctctcttcccttgaTATAAGTAGATACCATCTTATGTGATTGATCTTTACAGTTTTCAGCCACAGGATCATTTATAGTTTCTTTACAGCTTTTTCTTAGCAGTAACGTTGATGGTCCACCTGTAGGTAATAAATTGCATGCATATAAAATTGGCACGACCGAGTTTGCTGTTGGAAGAAGGACCACATATACTAACAAAATGTGTCTGCAAATATTCTGATAGAAAAGAAATGTGAGTAAACTAAGCAGCTTGCCCTGTAGAGCCAACGGTCAGTTAGATCCCCGCTTAAAGAAAGATTAATTTGCCTACAGTGGTCATGTGCTCTTCCCCTTCACATTAATTGTGCCTGGGGAGGAAACACTGTCCATTTTAGGGGCTGAGGCAGATGTGGGCGCTGTGTGGTCAGTTGCCCATACATACCAATAAAAAAGATGCATATTTTCGTATTGATATTTGAGGGTAATTTTTCTcgtttatatattggtgccttttaaatatttaaaaatttgcagatatcccctctttttttcttgcatgctggttgtttatttctttctcattttttaatattctttcTTCACCAGCTTCCTGTCATTTTAGTCATGACAGCGAGGTCTTTGTTTATGCGTGTCGTGTTCGTCTATACCTTTGACATCATCTCCAATATATGAATCGTTTAATATtcacttttcttaattttttatgccTTTTTTATTCAGTAAGATGTATATATTATCAATTCCTCTGCCATTAATACGAAGAAAAACCTgattcttgttttaggtaaaTGTGTTCTCAAGTCTCCCTCCGTGTTTGTACTTTGAAAAGACCTGATGGCTTAACAAACATGCGATTCTAGAGCGAACCCGAAATCCTTACCTCATTATTTAACATCACAAAAAGTTCTGATATAAAATCAGAGGGAAGGGTCAATCTAGTGTGTGGATCTCAAAATGTGAGGTTTTTGAGATATAAAGTCTGGGCATGTAGGCAAGAGGTACACACGGTGAAGCGAGAAATTTTTTATAccaaaattaaaacttttaaattttgatagaagccgaaatatcattttccaaaatttttatataaaataagtacaattttctcaaatttacatgtatttttctttttgaattgagGTGGGGCCGGGACCATGCAGGCCCCCCTTTAGCTCCGCT
Above is a window of Nymphaea colorata isolate Beijing-Zhang1983 chromosome 8, ASM883128v2, whole genome shotgun sequence DNA encoding:
- the LOC116258999 gene encoding uncharacterized protein LOC116258999 gives rise to the protein MEKTGLLIPLEILKEAFDIPFKSHKFLLFTFLIYLPLSLIRLAMDLLTYPQAIEVQSQLLFLHSQGRYSPHVLDIHTKLQENSQKLIKNEVLFLVPIDALTFFGLVAIVHTASVLHMGEKLSLREMFSRLITKASIKGPLLTHICVDLMSFSYIVTATMFGIGASHAIAGKMILILVAYVLPVSMWVFLHAVWNLAMVVSVVEGRHGIGALERGWVVLRGRKFLGFLLMLVSFSSFNCVWELSLEAAKVDNRMRQKAAFSVIFAIFFWFGNAMRWVISLVFYYHCKRQQGEKNEGLGGEQEFGALSPKSPV